A window from uncultured Desulfobacter sp. encodes these proteins:
- the thrH gene encoding bifunctional phosphoserine phosphatase/homoserine phosphotransferase ThrH yields MKILVADLEGVFLPEIWINVAEKTGIEELKLTTRDISDYDVLMTKRLSILDEHNLKLKDIQDVIAGLDPLDGAKQMLDWIRKQTQIIILSDTFEEFAGPLMAKLDFPALLCHNLTVDATNRITGYNLRIDNQKARAVKALQGLNYHVIAFGDSYNDTGMIQAADKGFFFKPPESITEDFPDIPITRSYDELKVMLTNLLAD; encoded by the coding sequence ATGAAAATACTTGTTGCAGATCTGGAAGGGGTCTTTTTACCTGAAATCTGGATCAATGTGGCGGAAAAAACCGGGATTGAGGAGCTTAAACTGACCACCCGGGATATCAGCGATTACGATGTGCTAATGACCAAGCGTCTGTCTATACTTGATGAGCACAATCTTAAACTTAAGGATATCCAGGATGTCATTGCAGGTCTTGATCCCCTTGACGGTGCAAAGCAGATGCTGGACTGGATACGCAAACAGACCCAGATCATTATTCTGTCCGACACCTTTGAGGAATTTGCAGGACCGCTCATGGCAAAACTGGACTTTCCTGCGCTGCTTTGCCACAACCTGACGGTGGACGCAACAAACCGGATTACCGGATACAATCTGAGAATTGACAATCAGAAAGCGCGGGCTGTCAAAGCCCTGCAGGGTTTGAACTACCATGTGATTGCATTTGGTGATTCCTATAATGATACCGGTATGATCCAGGCGGCGGATAAGGGCTTTTTCTTTAAGCCTCCTGAATCCATTACCGAGGATTTTCCCGATATTCCCATTACCCGATCTTATGATGAGCTTAAGGTCATGCTTACCAATCTTTTGGCAGACTAA
- a CDS encoding TonB-dependent receptor — protein MKHLLSACFTLLILLLSLTATITHAADVQEQVQTTRKTQITGSDTNSQASANADSKDEKMYMEIGEMTVTGKASDLSGADAPASVDVIGADQIEMQNVDFSMELLKKVPGFYYGDWNQGVVSGTVSLRGFDANHDAPITLIVDGIPHNFGYGKMDIQPFFPMEIDHIEAVKGTTDPRYGLLNIAGNINLHTKQGGNFTEGKFLTGSFNTYDAGLITGHDDGNFSQTYFVGYRTTDGYRDHSDLEKGAASGKWFYTTDNQKLSLGAIARVFTMDADAPGYLTKEEADSDPTKAADFATSDGGEQDNHHVSTHLDYAFSDDLIWSLKAYHQRIERTRWCKWSPTGSQQERYNDSEQYGAISTLSYELTDTFIPRLKLDWGVDYQHQDNIEARWASDNRVRGALSRYYDMDFYYWGSYVQADGDVTDWLRLTASLRVDSFDGEMTNTNPLTSLNTDMVDLDYIWQPKAGFVITPVNGYNFYGNFGRSFQLPATPTLYGQNSSASAISNDIAYSKNDGWELGIKASPLSWLSARVDYWQMKATDEVRAKNDGSGDYVNAGETMRKGWDFSVSVKPHSWVDIWASYSIIQAKYTDPGPSLQAIKGNDIENIPDYTAKVGVEFDHPSGFFSNFWLEMQGEYEVDAENTREKDGAYDIVNCSFGYKWKKITLGLDINNLFDADYYSFIWDNDAGFNPGDGRSAYIWMSIKL, from the coding sequence ATGAAACACCTTTTGTCGGCCTGCTTCACACTATTAATTTTGTTGTTGTCCTTAACGGCGACAATTACCCATGCTGCGGATGTTCAAGAACAGGTACAAACAACCCGGAAAACGCAAATCACAGGATCAGATACAAATAGCCAAGCATCTGCCAATGCAGATAGCAAAGACGAGAAAATGTATATGGAAATCGGAGAGATGACCGTTACCGGAAAAGCCTCCGATTTGTCGGGCGCAGATGCCCCGGCATCCGTGGATGTCATCGGTGCGGACCAGATTGAAATGCAAAACGTGGACTTCAGCATGGAACTGCTCAAAAAAGTACCGGGCTTCTACTACGGGGACTGGAATCAGGGCGTCGTATCCGGCACGGTGTCTCTTCGCGGATTTGACGCCAACCACGATGCACCCATAACGTTGATTGTGGATGGCATACCCCATAACTTCGGATACGGGAAAATGGATATTCAGCCCTTTTTCCCTATGGAAATCGATCACATTGAAGCTGTTAAAGGGACAACAGATCCGCGTTACGGGCTTTTAAACATTGCAGGCAATATCAATCTGCACACCAAGCAGGGCGGAAATTTCACAGAAGGTAAATTTTTAACCGGCAGTTTTAATACATACGACGCCGGGCTGATCACAGGCCACGACGACGGGAACTTCAGTCAGACCTATTTTGTGGGCTACCGGACAACCGACGGCTACCGTGACCATTCGGATTTGGAAAAAGGGGCTGCATCGGGCAAATGGTTTTATACCACTGACAATCAAAAGCTCTCCTTGGGGGCCATTGCCAGGGTGTTTACCATGGACGCCGATGCGCCGGGCTACCTGACCAAAGAAGAGGCGGATTCAGATCCCACAAAAGCGGCTGACTTTGCGACTTCCGACGGTGGTGAGCAGGATAACCACCATGTCAGCACCCATCTGGATTATGCGTTTTCCGATGATCTTATCTGGTCTTTGAAGGCCTATCACCAGCGCATTGAGCGCACCCGGTGGTGCAAGTGGAGTCCCACAGGCTCCCAGCAGGAACGATACAACGACAGTGAGCAGTACGGTGCAATATCCACCCTTTCATATGAACTGACCGACACATTCATTCCCCGCCTGAAACTGGATTGGGGGGTGGATTATCAGCACCAGGACAATATAGAAGCAAGATGGGCCTCGGACAACAGGGTGCGTGGCGCGCTTTCACGGTACTATGACATGGATTTTTATTACTGGGGCAGTTATGTCCAGGCGGACGGCGACGTTACCGACTGGCTGCGCCTGACAGCTTCCCTGCGTGTGGATTCCTTTGACGGTGAAATGACCAACACCAACCCGCTGACCAGCCTGAACACTGACATGGTGGATCTGGACTACATCTGGCAGCCCAAGGCGGGTTTTGTCATCACGCCTGTCAACGGCTACAATTTTTACGGCAATTTCGGACGTTCCTTTCAACTGCCCGCCACCCCCACCCTGTACGGCCAGAATTCAAGCGCTTCTGCCATTTCCAATGATATTGCCTATTCCAAGAACGATGGCTGGGAACTTGGGATCAAGGCTTCTCCGTTGAGCTGGCTGTCTGCCAGGGTGGATTACTGGCAAATGAAGGCCACAGACGAGGTCCGGGCCAAGAACGACGGCTCCGGCGATTATGTCAACGCCGGGGAGACGATGCGCAAAGGCTGGGATTTTTCGGTCAGCGTCAAACCCCATAGCTGGGTGGATATCTGGGCATCCTATTCCATTATCCAGGCAAAATACACCGATCCAGGTCCTTCTTTGCAGGCCATCAAGGGAAATGACATTGAAAATATACCGGATTATACAGCCAAGGTGGGGGTTGAGTTTGATCATCCGTCCGGTTTTTTCTCCAATTTCTGGCTTGAGATGCAGGGCGAATACGAAGTTGATGCCGAAAATACAAGGGAAAAGGACGGTGCCTATGACATTGTGAACTGTTCTTTTGGATACAAGTGGAAAAAAATCACATTGGGACTGGATATCAACAATTTATTTGATGCCGATTACTACAGCTTTATCTGGGATAATGACGCAGGTTTCAATCCGGGTGACGGCAGAAGTGCCTATATCTGGATG
- the purM gene encoding phosphoribosylformylglycinamidine cyclo-ligase — translation MNDSLTYADSGVDIDKATELVDRIKNIAKSTPRTGVMGDIGGFGGLFSLNLANISNPVLVSSTDGVGTKLKIAFQMDKHDTIGIDLVAMCVNDIIVQGAKPLFFLDYFAVGKLDNAVAEKVISGIAQGCTQAGCALIGGETAEMPGMYQPGEYDLSGFSVGIVDNSKIIDGSGIRPGHKLIGLASSGVHSNGFSLVRKVFFDKCGYDVNTRLEDLEGTLGEELLKPTIIYVSTILSLLRDLPIHGLVHITGGGIDENIIRVIPQACKAIIHKGSWQTPPIFNIIQREGNVPEHDMHRTFNNGIGMVLVVPEKSAQEVMDRLSAMDKRAYFIGEILERKNNENQTQYV, via the coding sequence ATGAACGACTCTTTGACATACGCGGATTCCGGTGTTGATATTGATAAAGCCACAGAGCTGGTAGACCGGATAAAAAATATTGCCAAATCCACACCACGAACCGGTGTCATGGGAGACATTGGGGGTTTCGGTGGGCTTTTTTCCTTGAACCTGGCCAATATTTCCAATCCGGTACTGGTCAGTTCCACAGACGGCGTAGGCACCAAGCTCAAAATCGCATTCCAGATGGACAAACACGACACCATTGGTATAGACCTTGTGGCCATGTGCGTCAACGATATTATTGTCCAGGGGGCCAAACCCCTATTTTTTCTTGATTATTTTGCCGTGGGCAAACTGGATAACGCCGTGGCTGAAAAAGTCATTTCAGGTATTGCCCAGGGCTGCACCCAGGCCGGTTGTGCGCTGATCGGCGGCGAAACTGCTGAAATGCCGGGAATGTATCAACCAGGCGAATATGACCTGTCAGGTTTTTCCGTCGGGATTGTTGATAATTCCAAAATCATTGACGGTTCCGGGATTCGACCGGGTCACAAACTCATCGGCCTTGCCTCTTCAGGGGTTCATTCCAATGGATTTTCCCTGGTGCGAAAGGTCTTCTTTGATAAGTGCGGGTATGACGTCAATACCCGACTGGAAGACCTGGAAGGGACCCTTGGCGAAGAACTGCTGAAACCCACCATCATCTATGTATCCACAATTTTAAGTCTGCTGCGCGACCTGCCCATTCACGGACTGGTCCACATTACAGGCGGCGGCATAGATGAAAACATCATCCGGGTCATCCCCCAGGCATGCAAGGCCATCATCCACAAAGGGTCATGGCAAACACCTCCAATATTCAACATCATCCAGCGGGAAGGCAATGTGCCGGAACATGACATGCACAGAACCTTTAACAACGGCATCGGCATGGTGCTGGTGGTTCCTGAAAAATCCGCCCAGGAAGTCATGGACAGACTAAGTGCCATGGACAAACGGGCCTATTTTATCGGTGAAATTCTGGAGAGGAAAAACAACGAGAACCAGACCCAGTACGTCTGA
- the rfaE1 gene encoding D-glycero-beta-D-manno-heptose-7-phosphate kinase, with translation MINIDKFKDLRVLVIGDLMLDEYLWGTVDRISPEAPVPVVAVEKKSHTLGGAGNVINNLSAMGAKVFAMGAVGAGPAGRDVLKKLEALGVDVTGVISEPDRPTTRKTRIIAASQQMLRIDREVKHQISSHTLETLTRIITGYIDQMDLVIISDYDKGLVTRELVAAIVDIANQSGVMTLADPKSMDFSKYTGVTVLTPNKKEAAIAAGIEIQTPEEMEEAAAKIMAQAGLEKLLITCGPAGMALYEAGKPTITIASKARQVFDVSGAGDTVISLLGLGLASGASFEVAAGLANLAAGIVVAKVGTATASIDELKQSLVENV, from the coding sequence ATGATAAATATTGATAAATTCAAAGATCTGCGGGTACTTGTCATCGGGGATTTGATGCTTGACGAGTACCTGTGGGGAACGGTTGACAGAATTTCACCCGAAGCGCCTGTGCCGGTGGTGGCTGTGGAAAAAAAGAGCCATACACTGGGCGGGGCCGGCAATGTGATCAATAACCTTTCAGCTATGGGGGCAAAGGTTTTTGCCATGGGGGCCGTGGGTGCAGGGCCTGCCGGGCGTGATGTTTTAAAAAAGCTTGAAGCGTTGGGTGTTGATGTCACGGGAGTGATAAGCGAGCCGGATCGGCCTACAACACGAAAAACACGCATTATCGCAGCCAGTCAGCAGATGCTTCGCATTGACAGGGAAGTTAAGCACCAGATCAGTTCCCATACGCTTGAAACATTAACCCGGATCATTACCGGCTACATAGACCAGATGGATCTTGTTATCATTTCAGATTATGATAAGGGGCTGGTCACCCGTGAACTTGTGGCGGCTATTGTTGACATAGCCAACCAATCGGGTGTCATGACCCTGGCGGATCCCAAGTCCATGGATTTTTCCAAATATACGGGGGTAACCGTTTTAACTCCGAATAAGAAAGAAGCTGCCATTGCTGCCGGTATCGAGATTCAAACCCCCGAAGAGATGGAAGAGGCCGCAGCAAAGATTATGGCCCAGGCAGGGCTTGAAAAACTTCTTATTACCTGTGGCCCGGCCGGTATGGCGCTCTATGAAGCCGGAAAGCCGACTATAACCATTGCATCCAAGGCAAGGCAGGTCTTTGACGTGTCAGGGGCTGGAGATACGGTTATCTCTCTTTTGGGGCTGGGATTGGCATCGGGTGCCTCATTTGAGGTGGCTGCTGGCTTGGCCAATCTCGCGGCAGGTATTGTGGTGGCCAAAGTCGGCACTGCGACTGCATCGATTGATGAATTAAAACAGTCTCTTGTTGAAAATGTTTGA
- a CDS encoding homoserine dehydrogenase, with protein MKTIHIGLLGFGVVGAGVAKLLKEKKELLESRIGACLNLKAIADLDITTDRGVNLTGTQLTTDAMSVINDPDIDIIVELIGGQTVAKDFIVKILENKKHVVTANKALLASFGNELVRIAEKNQVDLAFEASCGGCMPVIKSLRESLVANDIQAMCGILNGTCNYILSKMTRDGSKFEDALKKAQELGFAEAEPSLDVDGHDTAHKLAILSALAHGMEINLGDIHVEGIRNIGPADIGFAAEFGYTIKLLAIGKKHENHVEARVQPTMIPCSNPLSHVEHSMNAITIDADATGRTMLWGHGAGMMPTASAVLSDITDIARDIISGARRRVPTLGYPKENIKKIPVLPMAQLSTRYYLRFQAQDHPGVLSTISGILGNNDISIKSVHQKGRNATGQVPIVMLTHLAKESRIQAALAQIVQTDCVVGQPVVIRIEDDDTD; from the coding sequence ATGAAAACAATTCATATCGGCTTGCTTGGATTCGGTGTGGTCGGGGCGGGCGTAGCAAAACTGCTCAAGGAGAAAAAAGAACTGCTTGAGTCCAGGATCGGCGCCTGTCTGAATCTAAAAGCCATTGCTGATCTTGACATTACAACGGATCGAGGTGTTAATCTGACCGGTACCCAATTAACAACCGATGCTATGTCGGTTATTAATGACCCTGACATCGACATTATTGTGGAGCTTATCGGCGGACAGACCGTAGCCAAGGATTTCATTGTTAAGATTCTTGAAAACAAAAAGCATGTCGTGACTGCAAATAAGGCGCTTTTGGCAAGTTTTGGTAATGAACTGGTCCGCATTGCCGAAAAAAATCAGGTTGATCTGGCCTTTGAAGCGTCCTGTGGGGGATGCATGCCTGTCATAAAAAGCCTGAGGGAGTCTTTGGTCGCCAATGATATCCAGGCCATGTGCGGCATCCTCAACGGTACCTGCAACTATATCCTGAGCAAGATGACCCGGGATGGTTCCAAGTTTGAAGATGCCTTGAAAAAGGCTCAGGAATTAGGGTTTGCCGAGGCTGAACCGTCCCTGGATGTGGACGGACATGATACGGCCCATAAACTTGCCATCTTAAGTGCCCTGGCCCATGGTATGGAAATCAACCTGGGCGATATTCATGTGGAAGGCATTCGTAACATCGGCCCGGCTGATATCGGGTTTGCGGCGGAATTCGGTTACACCATTAAATTGCTTGCCATCGGGAAAAAACATGAGAACCATGTTGAAGCCCGGGTGCAGCCCACCATGATTCCATGTTCCAATCCGTTGTCCCATGTGGAGCATTCCATGAATGCCATCACCATAGATGCTGATGCCACAGGGCGGACCATGCTTTGGGGGCATGGGGCGGGCATGATGCCCACGGCCTCGGCTGTTCTTTCGGATATTACCGATATTGCCAGGGATATTATCTCAGGTGCCCGGCGCAGGGTGCCTACGTTGGGTTATCCCAAAGAAAACATTAAAAAAATACCTGTTCTGCCCATGGCCCAGTTGTCCACACGGTACTATCTGCGCTTTCAGGCCCAGGATCATCCGGGGGTTTTGTCCACCATCTCAGGCATCCTGGGTAATAATGACATCAGCATCAAATCCGTCCATCAAAAAGGACGCAATGCCACGGGTCAGGTGCCCATTGTCATGTTGACCCATCTGGCCAAGGAAAGCCGTATTCAGGCGGCCCTTGCCCAAATTGTTCAAACCGACTGTGTGGTCGGCCAACCCGTTGTTATCCGTATTGAAGACGATGACACGGATTAG